From a single Methylosinus sp. H3A genomic region:
- a CDS encoding type I secretion system permease/ATPase, producing MEKGVTGETIDSGLQALCGIAAYYRIPADAAQIRRELALSDAPANSQDLLRAALLVGLKARIVTRLDPDRLAVLPAPSILRLREGAYQVFGGRLPSGLYRIVDPITRIDRELTIEQLVAAIQPEAILIARKLGGTGVDPQTFGFKWFLPSIWRYRRPLAHVILASFFVQIFALVTPLFFQVVIDKVLSHKGYDTLFVLVGGLAVIGIFDVVLQYLRTYALSHTTNRIDVELGRRLFYHLFRLPMQYFETRSAGQTVARVRELETIRSFLTGQGLFSALDIFFTIVFIIVLLAYSWKLTLIVLASVPLYLLIAFLVRPVLRELINEKFNRGAESQQMLVEAIVGVQTIKASAVEPAMQMQWEEKLAAYVSSSFDAGLVGAGGQSAIQYVTKLTSAALLLFGAKAVIDGELSVGELVAFNMIAGQVAQPILRLSQIWQDFQQVQISIDRLGDILNVPTEPLNVAHGNLPPAKGAIELRNVTFRYRPGAPEALKNVSLTIRPGEVIGIVGRSGSGKSTLTKLIQRFYLPEEGQVLVDGVDLSQVGPAWLRAQIGVVLQENLLFNRSIHDNIALSGSMPRARVMAAARLAGADDFVSRLPRGYDTIIEERGANLSGGQRQRLAIARALAMNPPMLIFDEATSALDYESERIIQKNMLEIVKGRTVIIIAHRLQAVRPCHRIVGVDEGRIVEIGAHDELLRRNGLYAHLWALQNDLAGA from the coding sequence ATGGAAAAAGGCGTAACCGGCGAGACGATCGACTCCGGCTTACAGGCGCTTTGCGGGATCGCCGCCTATTATCGCATCCCTGCGGACGCAGCGCAGATTCGACGTGAGCTCGCGCTGAGCGACGCGCCGGCGAATTCGCAGGACCTCCTGCGCGCCGCTCTGCTCGTCGGCCTCAAGGCGCGTATCGTTACTCGGCTCGATCCCGATCGGCTCGCCGTGCTGCCGGCGCCGTCGATCCTGCGACTGCGCGAAGGCGCCTATCAGGTATTCGGGGGCCGTCTGCCTTCGGGCCTCTATCGGATCGTGGATCCGATCACGCGCATCGACCGTGAGCTGACGATCGAGCAGCTCGTCGCCGCAATTCAGCCGGAAGCGATATTGATCGCCCGTAAGCTCGGCGGCACTGGCGTCGATCCGCAGACTTTCGGCTTCAAATGGTTCCTCCCCTCGATCTGGCGGTATCGCCGGCCATTGGCGCATGTGATCCTCGCCTCCTTCTTCGTGCAGATATTCGCGCTGGTGACGCCCTTGTTCTTTCAGGTGGTGATCGACAAGGTCTTGAGCCACAAGGGCTACGACACGTTGTTCGTGCTCGTCGGCGGCCTTGCGGTCATAGGCATTTTCGATGTCGTTCTACAATATTTGCGCACCTATGCGCTGTCGCATACGACCAACCGCATAGATGTCGAGCTCGGGCGGCGGCTGTTCTATCATTTGTTTCGTTTGCCGATGCAATATTTCGAGACCCGCTCGGCTGGGCAGACGGTCGCGCGCGTGCGCGAACTCGAGACGATCCGTTCCTTCCTCACCGGACAGGGGCTGTTCTCGGCGCTCGATATCTTCTTCACCATCGTCTTCATCATCGTCCTCCTCGCCTATTCGTGGAAGCTGACGCTCATCGTCCTCGCCTCGGTTCCGCTCTATCTGCTCATCGCCTTTCTCGTCCGTCCGGTGCTGCGCGAGCTCATCAACGAGAAGTTCAACCGCGGCGCGGAGAGCCAGCAGATGCTCGTCGAAGCGATCGTCGGCGTGCAGACGATCAAGGCGTCGGCCGTGGAGCCGGCGATGCAGATGCAATGGGAGGAGAAGCTCGCCGCCTATGTCTCCTCCTCCTTCGACGCGGGCTTGGTCGGCGCCGGCGGGCAGAGCGCCATTCAATATGTCACCAAGCTGACCAGTGCCGCCCTGTTGCTGTTCGGCGCCAAGGCGGTGATCGACGGCGAATTGTCGGTCGGCGAGCTCGTCGCATTCAATATGATCGCCGGCCAGGTCGCGCAGCCCATCCTGCGCCTGTCGCAAATCTGGCAGGACTTCCAGCAGGTGCAGATATCGATCGACCGCCTCGGCGACATTCTCAATGTGCCGACCGAGCCGCTGAATGTCGCGCATGGCAATCTTCCGCCGGCGAAGGGCGCCATCGAATTGCGCAATGTGACGTTCCGCTATCGCCCCGGCGCGCCGGAGGCTCTGAAGAATGTCTCGCTGACGATCCGGCCCGGCGAGGTCATCGGGATCGTCGGGCGGTCTGGCTCCGGCAAGTCGACGCTGACCAAGCTCATTCAACGTTTCTACCTGCCCGAGGAGGGGCAGGTGCTCGTCGATGGGGTCGACCTCTCGCAGGTCGGTCCCGCCTGGCTGCGCGCGCAGATCGGCGTCGTCCTCCAGGAAAATCTGCTCTTCAACCGCTCGATCCACGACAATATCGCGCTGTCGGGCTCCATGCCGCGCGCTCGGGTGATGGCGGCGGCGCGGCTCGCCGGCGCCGATGATTTCGTGAGCCGGCTGCCGCGAGGCTATGACACGATCATCGAAGAGCGCGGCGCCAATCTCTCCGGCGGCCAGCGTCAACGTCTGGCGATCGCCCGCGCGCTCGCCATGAATCCGCCGATGCTGATCTTCGACGAGGCGACCAGCGCGCTCGACTACGAGAGCGAGCGCATCATTCAGAAGAACATGCTCGAAATCGTCAAAGGCCGAACGGTCATCATCATCGCTCATCGGCTACAGGCGGTGCGGCCCTGCCACCGCATCGTTGGCGTCGACGAAGGCCGCATCGTCGAGATCGGCGCGCATGACGAGCTGCTGCGCAGGAACGGACTCTATGCGCATCTCTGGGCGCTGCAAAACGATCTGGCGGGGGCGTGA
- a CDS encoding TolC family outer membrane protein, translating into MAFQFWAILRVYNASRAFDLATIAAVSILSLCPSASRIARAETMKSSLARAYLGNPDLNQQRANVSARNEDVAKAAGGGMRPKLNASINGGPQLNRLRQPAGRNSSNERVYSTEHVIGEPRAASFGLTQTLFDGWRTDNSIRQAEANVFAARETTRITEQATLLNGATAYMNVLRDTAVVSLRKSNIAVLEEQLRVTRDRAELGDTTLTDVAQALAALAHARTESYAAQAALDASAASFRQIIGVEPGRLDPAPPIEELLPKTVEEATAIALVEHPGVVAAMRQVDAADYAVKVDEGALLPTLSASLQVNQQYDSFFGIPGARQFTAQASGALNIPIYQGGVEYASIRQAKAQLRQARFNADVQRDAVRAGVVTSFGQLRNAKASVASGRVAVKAAEAALKGVHDEARFGQRTTLDVLNAQQTVLNARVDLVTAQRDRVVAGYAILGAIGSLCAERLNLDANIYDPTANLEETKGKWIGLDTP; encoded by the coding sequence ATGGCGTTTCAATTTTGGGCGATCCTACGCGTCTACAATGCGTCGCGCGCTTTCGATCTCGCGACGATCGCGGCCGTCTCCATCCTCTCCCTTTGTCCTTCGGCTTCGCGCATCGCTCGCGCGGAGACGATGAAGTCTTCGCTCGCTCGGGCCTATCTCGGCAATCCCGACCTGAACCAGCAGCGGGCCAATGTAAGCGCCCGCAACGAGGACGTCGCGAAAGCGGCGGGCGGCGGCATGCGGCCGAAGCTGAACGCGTCGATCAATGGCGGTCCGCAGCTCAATCGCCTCCGTCAGCCCGCCGGCCGCAACAGCAGCAATGAGCGGGTCTACAGCACGGAACATGTCATCGGAGAACCCCGCGCCGCTTCATTCGGGCTGACGCAGACGTTGTTCGACGGCTGGCGGACCGATAATTCGATCCGGCAGGCCGAGGCGAATGTCTTCGCGGCTCGTGAAACCACGCGCATCACAGAACAGGCGACGCTACTGAACGGCGCGACCGCCTATATGAATGTCTTGCGCGACACCGCCGTCGTGTCGCTGCGAAAAAGCAACATCGCCGTTCTGGAGGAGCAATTGCGCGTGACGCGCGACCGCGCCGAGCTCGGCGATACGACATTGACCGACGTTGCGCAGGCGCTGGCCGCGCTCGCGCATGCGCGAACGGAATCCTACGCAGCGCAAGCGGCGCTCGACGCGAGCGCCGCGAGCTTCCGGCAGATCATCGGCGTCGAGCCCGGTCGCCTCGATCCTGCGCCGCCGATCGAGGAGCTCCTGCCCAAGACAGTGGAGGAGGCCACGGCGATCGCGCTCGTCGAGCATCCCGGCGTCGTCGCCGCCATGAGGCAGGTCGATGCCGCGGATTATGCGGTGAAGGTCGACGAGGGCGCGCTGCTGCCGACGCTTTCCGCGAGCCTTCAAGTCAATCAACAATATGATTCGTTCTTCGGCATCCCCGGCGCACGGCAATTCACCGCGCAGGCGAGCGGCGCGCTCAACATCCCGATCTATCAGGGCGGCGTCGAATATGCGTCGATCCGCCAGGCGAAGGCCCAATTGCGCCAGGCGCGCTTCAATGCTGATGTTCAGCGCGATGCCGTTCGCGCCGGGGTCGTCACGAGCTTCGGCCAACTCCGCAACGCGAAGGCGTCCGTCGCCTCTGGCCGCGTCGCCGTGAAGGCAGCCGAAGCGGCGCTGAAGGGCGTGCACGACGAGGCCCGGTTCGGCCAGCGAACGACGCTCGACGTGCTCAATGCGCAGCAGACGGTGCTCAACGCGCGGGTCGATCTGGTCACGGCGCAGCGGGACCGCGTCGTCGCCGGCTATGCTATCCTCGGCGCGATCGGCAGTCTCTGCGCCGAGCGGCTGAATCTCGACGCGAATATCTACGACCCGACGGCGAACCTCGAGGAAACCAAGGGCAAATGGATCGGGCTCGACACCCCATAA
- a CDS encoding PepSY domain-containing protein: MGRNELGRKIFLATHRIIGLFAGAIVALVGLSGSMLAFREDIDEWLNAPLMRVETPARPSLRPLDEIFAAATAEMPAEGRPERITSPRHARAAAIVSYMVETDDLDSYFHQLFIDPYTAKVIGSRLYSHGDDVFSQPLVQIVMAFHWTLLLGANKAYLVGAIGVLVFFSIPMGLYLWRPRNSDWRLGLKIKWGASPERIAYDAHRSVGVYFAIPLLVMLATGIAMIFKPTTHSLAALISSVRPEPDYGKSTPIPGQEPIGLDAAVASADKVFPTGRLHWILLPSGEDGVYVVGKQSQNEPNRTKTFRNVGVDRYSGRVLQAQDREVFTAGETLLEWLFPLHCGEAFGALGRALVLLTGLAPLLLYVTGFLRWRHKRRARRPTI, translated from the coding sequence ATGGGTCGGAACGAGCTGGGCCGCAAAATATTTCTGGCGACCCATCGTATCATCGGCCTCTTCGCGGGCGCGATCGTCGCGCTTGTCGGCCTCAGCGGCAGCATGCTCGCCTTTCGCGAAGACATAGACGAATGGCTGAACGCCCCGCTCATGCGCGTGGAAACGCCGGCTCGGCCGTCCTTGCGCCCGCTCGACGAGATTTTCGCGGCGGCGACCGCGGAGATGCCGGCGGAAGGCAGGCCGGAGCGCATCACGTCGCCGCGTCATGCCCGAGCAGCCGCGATCGTCAGCTATATGGTCGAGACCGACGATCTCGACAGTTATTTCCACCAGCTGTTCATCGACCCCTATACGGCGAAGGTCATCGGAAGCCGCTTATATTCGCATGGCGACGATGTGTTTTCGCAGCCCCTCGTCCAGATCGTCATGGCGTTTCACTGGACGCTGCTGCTCGGCGCGAACAAGGCCTATCTGGTCGGCGCCATCGGCGTTCTGGTTTTCTTCTCGATTCCGATGGGGCTTTATCTCTGGCGGCCGCGCAATAGCGATTGGCGGCTGGGCTTGAAGATCAAATGGGGCGCGAGCCCGGAGAGGATCGCCTATGACGCGCATCGGAGCGTCGGCGTTTATTTCGCGATTCCTCTGCTGGTGATGCTCGCCACCGGAATCGCGATGATCTTCAAACCGACGACGCATTCGCTGGCGGCCCTGATCTCCTCCGTGCGTCCAGAGCCGGATTATGGAAAATCGACGCCCATTCCCGGCCAGGAGCCGATCGGCCTCGACGCGGCCGTCGCCAGCGCGGACAAAGTCTTTCCCACGGGGCGGCTGCATTGGATTCTTCTGCCGAGCGGCGAGGATGGCGTCTATGTCGTCGGCAAGCAGTCACAGAACGAGCCCAACCGCACCAAGACATTCCGCAATGTCGGCGTCGATCGCTACAGCGGCCGTGTGCTGCAGGCGCAGGACCGGGAGGTGTTCACCGCGGGCGAGACGCTTCTCGAATGGCTGTTCCCGCTGCATTGCGGCGAGGCATTCGGCGCGCTCGGCCGCGCGCTGGTTCTGCTGACGGGGCTTGCGCCCCTGCTCCTCTATGTGACCGGCTTCCTGCGATGGCGCCACAAACGCCGCGCGCGTCGCCCGACGATATGA
- a CDS encoding HupE/UreJ family protein, whose translation MALSPIALLIVILLGVGGAGVAKAHTADISSSRIVPEGDGRYRVDVGFLGADIERMFAENKPNQADVDLTEPGMIEAMIGKFIQSRVALQNAAGETCPSEVVSVGADPANPRDSKVVLRMNCSAVSEQIFYNPYKLLEAQGKRAKHLVGVGERDAGERLTEAQLQGLEPAPGEVMIFPGDAMVDLSKPLLTPWQLAPKFFAAGVEHIMTGYDHLCFLIAVMLWATRVWPVVKLVTAFTVSHSVTLSLAALGLVDLPSRWVEVAIALSIIYVAVENFFTCKVEGRWRDTFVFGFIHGFGFASGLIEIGVPQRALVPALASFNLGVEAGQIGVVLVVLPLLLAIDRIFTHGLRDPRLVRAGSGVIACVGAYWLFERVFGIG comes from the coding sequence ATGGCGCTTTCGCCCATCGCTCTGCTCATCGTCATTCTGTTGGGCGTCGGCGGCGCGGGCGTGGCGAAGGCCCACACGGCCGATATTTCCAGCAGCCGCATCGTTCCCGAAGGAGACGGCCGCTATCGCGTCGATGTCGGCTTTCTCGGCGCCGACATCGAGCGCATGTTCGCCGAGAATAAGCCGAACCAGGCCGATGTCGATCTCACCGAGCCGGGCATGATCGAGGCGATGATCGGCAAATTCATTCAGAGCCGCGTCGCGCTGCAGAACGCAGCCGGAGAGACCTGCCCGAGCGAGGTCGTCTCGGTGGGCGCCGACCCGGCCAATCCGCGCGACTCGAAAGTCGTGCTGCGCATGAATTGCAGCGCCGTTTCCGAGCAGATCTTCTACAACCCCTACAAGCTGCTCGAGGCGCAAGGAAAGCGCGCCAAACATCTCGTCGGCGTCGGCGAACGCGACGCGGGAGAGCGACTGACCGAGGCGCAGCTCCAGGGCCTGGAGCCGGCTCCGGGCGAGGTGATGATCTTCCCCGGCGACGCGATGGTCGATCTCTCCAAGCCGCTGCTGACGCCCTGGCAGCTCGCGCCGAAGTTTTTCGCGGCCGGCGTCGAGCATATCATGACCGGTTACGATCATTTGTGCTTTCTGATAGCAGTGATGCTATGGGCGACGCGCGTCTGGCCGGTGGTGAAGCTGGTGACCGCCTTCACCGTGTCGCATTCTGTGACCCTGTCGCTGGCGGCGCTCGGCCTCGTCGATCTACCGAGCCGCTGGGTGGAGGTCGCGATCGCGCTGTCGATCATCTATGTCGCGGTCGAGAATTTCTTCACCTGCAAGGTCGAAGGCCGCTGGCGCGACACTTTCGTCTTCGGCTTCATCCACGGATTCGGCTTTGCGAGCGGCCTCATCGAGATCGGCGTGCCGCAGCGCGCCCTCGTGCCGGCGCTGGCGAGCTTCAATCTCGGCGTCGAGGCCGGGCAGATCGGCGTGGTGCTGGTGGTGCTGCCGCTGCTCCTGGCGATCGACCGGATTTTCACCCATGGGCTGCGCGACCCACGCCTTGTGCGCGCCGGCTCTGGCGTCATCGCTTGCGTCGGCGCCTATTGGCTGTTCGAGCGGGTTTTCGGGATCGGGTGA
- a CDS encoding protein adenylyltransferase SelO produces the protein MPPSPRYRAETLHASLGDGFFDLVEPARFPEHILRYRNQRWAERVGLDTLTETEWIGHFGRFEPLPGGFSKPLALRYHGHQFRTYNPDIGDGRGFLFAQLRDAGDGRLLDLGTKGSGRTPWSRQGDGKLTLKGGVREILATEMLEALGVDTSKSFSLIETGEPLYRGDEPSPTRSSVLARLSHSHIRIGTFQRLAHLDDQPALGRLIDYCVAHYFPELADEPAESRAGAFLERVVARVARLGARYMAAGFVHGVLNSDNINITGESFDYGPWRFAPRYDPQFTAAYFDDSGLYAFGRQPGALGWNLTRLAETILPQVGLQRAEQILGGYQSVIQREFQLALLDRFGLLPADDPEQDAALAKGLLEFLGKTQAPFEQTFFDWRGGLASRERAAASPEATLYDAPEFAGLREALAAHETSPAANLDHPYFRRPIPCTMLIEEVESIWAQIAELDDWSALDDKIAQIASMREAYAPAPAGG, from the coding sequence ATGCCCCCTTCCCCGCGCTATCGCGCTGAAACGCTCCACGCCTCGCTCGGCGACGGCTTTTTCGACCTCGTCGAGCCCGCCCGCTTCCCCGAGCACATCTTGCGCTATCGCAACCAGCGCTGGGCCGAGCGCGTCGGCCTCGATACGCTGACCGAGACGGAATGGATCGGCCATTTCGGGCGTTTCGAGCCCCTGCCCGGCGGCTTTTCCAAGCCGCTGGCGCTGCGCTACCACGGCCACCAATTCCGCACATACAATCCGGACATCGGCGACGGCCGCGGCTTTCTGTTCGCCCAGCTCCGCGACGCGGGGGATGGCCGGCTGCTCGATCTCGGCACAAAGGGGTCGGGCCGCACGCCCTGGTCGCGCCAGGGAGACGGAAAGCTCACGCTCAAAGGCGGCGTGCGCGAGATTCTCGCCACGGAGATGCTGGAGGCGCTCGGCGTCGACACATCCAAGAGCTTCAGCCTGATCGAGACCGGCGAGCCGCTCTATCGCGGCGACGAGCCCTCGCCGACGCGCTCCAGCGTGCTGGCGCGACTCTCCCATTCTCACATCCGCATCGGCACATTCCAGCGCCTCGCCCATCTCGACGATCAGCCCGCGCTCGGGCGGCTCATCGATTATTGCGTCGCCCATTATTTCCCCGAGCTCGCCGACGAGCCGGCGGAAAGCCGCGCCGGCGCCTTTCTGGAGCGAGTCGTGGCGCGGGTGGCGCGGCTCGGAGCGCGCTATATGGCTGCCGGCTTCGTCCATGGCGTGCTCAATTCGGACAATATCAACATCACCGGCGAGAGCTTCGATTATGGGCCATGGCGATTCGCGCCGCGCTATGATCCGCAGTTCACGGCGGCCTATTTCGACGACAGCGGGCTCTACGCCTTCGGCCGTCAGCCCGGCGCGCTCGGCTGGAACCTCACCCGGCTCGCGGAGACCATTTTGCCGCAGGTCGGGCTCCAGCGGGCGGAACAGATTCTCGGCGGCTATCAGAGCGTCATTCAACGCGAGTTCCAGCTCGCGCTGCTCGACCGTTTCGGCCTGCTGCCGGCGGACGATCCCGAGCAGGACGCCGCGCTCGCCAAGGGACTGCTCGAATTTCTCGGCAAGACGCAGGCGCCCTTCGAGCAGACCTTTTTCGATTGGCGCGGTGGTCTGGCGAGCCGCGAGCGCGCCGCCGCGAGCCCGGAGGCCACGCTCTATGATGCGCCGGAATTCGCCGGACTGCGCGAGGCGCTGGCCGCGCATGAGACGTCGCCCGCGGCCAATCTCGACCATCCCTATTTCCGTCGCCCCATCCCCTGCACTATGCTGATCGAAGAGGTCGAATCGATCTGGGCGCAAATCGCCGAACTCGACGATTGGAGCGCGCTCGACGACAAGATCGCGCAGATCGCCTCCATGCGCGAAGCCTATGCGCCGGCGCCTGCCGGGGGATGA
- a CDS encoding MucR family transcriptional regulator — protein MSEAEDKALVAQILSSYLSNNTVAPVDLPSVIAAVKKAFGGGDVESTNAADGEVKQWRPAVPVKKSVNADAITCLCCGEPFKSLKRHLQAEHKLTPDEYRAGFELKSDYPIVAPNYAAQRSALAKSLGLGRKPAAKLVPAPKKRGAPAKRVAADA, from the coding sequence ATGTCCGAAGCCGAAGACAAAGCGCTCGTCGCACAGATACTTTCTTCCTATCTTTCAAATAATACTGTTGCTCCTGTCGATCTTCCTTCTGTTATCGCGGCCGTGAAAAAAGCCTTCGGCGGCGGCGATGTCGAGTCGACGAACGCCGCGGATGGCGAGGTCAAACAGTGGCGGCCTGCGGTTCCGGTGAAAAAATCCGTAAACGCGGACGCGATTACTTGCCTTTGTTGCGGAGAGCCGTTCAAATCCTTGAAGCGCCATTTGCAGGCCGAGCACAAGCTGACGCCGGACGAATATCGCGCGGGCTTCGAGCTGAAGAGCGACTATCCGATCGTCGCGCCCAATTACGCCGCGCAGCGTTCGGCCCTGGCGAAGTCGCTTGGCCTCGGTCGCAAGCCGGCGGCGAAGCTCGTCCCTGCGCCGAAGAAGCGCGGCGCGCCGGCGAAGAGAGTGGCTGCGGACGCCTGA
- a CDS encoding copper resistance protein CopC, translating to MSAYLLLGSAIGLSIGGAPCAFARGSGSETAPTDRLSHFETPSALGLLGPSQEPPQRAERPILLAHAIVVRTSPAQDGVAAGSIGKVDVWYDAGIRDAFAALAVISASGERVDKRDAAIDRADPAHVSVSVNPLGPGKYTVRYRALSADGHLVSGAWDFEVRP from the coding sequence ATGAGCGCGTATCTCTTACTGGGCTCGGCGATAGGTCTGTCGATCGGCGGCGCGCCCTGCGCATTTGCGCGCGGGAGCGGCTCGGAGACGGCCCCGACCGATCGCCTGTCGCATTTCGAGACGCCTTCGGCGCTCGGGCTGCTCGGTCCGTCGCAGGAGCCGCCGCAGCGGGCGGAGCGGCCCATTCTGCTGGCTCATGCGATCGTCGTGCGGACCTCCCCGGCGCAGGACGGCGTCGCCGCCGGCAGTATCGGCAAGGTCGATGTCTGGTACGACGCCGGCATAAGGGACGCCTTCGCCGCTCTGGCGGTGATCAGCGCTTCCGGCGAGCGTGTCGACAAGCGTGATGCGGCGATCGACCGAGCCGACCCTGCCCATGTCTCGGTGAGCGTCAATCCGCTCGGCCCCGGCAAATATACGGTTCGCTATCGCGCTTTGTCGGCCGATGGACATCTCGTCAGCGGCGCTTGGGATTTCGAGGTCCGACCCTGA
- a CDS encoding HlyD family type I secretion periplasmic adaptor subunit gives MSFLKHFADKETEFVRRQMVRSDQEFLPAALAISETPPSPIQIGLLWSICLLAILAIGWSYFGQIDILATAQGKIQPSGRVKTVQPLEIGKVVAVQVENGQHVATGDVLIELDPTEAFADETSSRAAHAAFRAEWLRRKAAIAAAERRDIARPPTIVWPEDISEEIRAREQRVLDGDLSQLRAAVLSFDAQIVEKRAEEKRLENTIAAQETLIDTLTKRVSMRTALVARKAIAAASLIDAQEALQSQQTALATQKGQLAEARANVDVLTKERDKAFGAFLADNAQKLSEAGRQIDDLEQKSSKAHARAGHMTLSSPIAGVVMGLSVTSRNQVVTPGEELMRIIPDDAGLEIECYAQNKDIGFIQTGQTAVIKIESFPFTRYGSLDGHVTRVARDAIPEPDAQTIEGNPAKTTKSSYFGGGQRTQNLVFPVTVAPDSRIMNVDGQAIPLSPGMAVSVEIKTGKRRILEYLFSPLVETASRAMRER, from the coding sequence ATGTCTTTTTTGAAGCATTTCGCGGACAAGGAGACCGAATTCGTCCGGCGCCAAATGGTGCGCTCCGACCAGGAGTTCCTGCCCGCGGCGCTCGCCATATCGGAGACGCCGCCTTCGCCGATCCAGATCGGTCTCCTCTGGAGCATCTGCCTGCTCGCGATCCTCGCCATCGGCTGGAGCTATTTCGGTCAGATCGACATTCTAGCCACAGCGCAGGGAAAGATTCAGCCCTCGGGCCGGGTCAAGACGGTCCAGCCGCTGGAGATCGGCAAGGTGGTCGCCGTCCAGGTCGAGAACGGCCAGCATGTCGCGACGGGCGATGTGCTGATCGAGCTCGATCCGACCGAAGCCTTCGCCGACGAGACGTCGTCGCGAGCGGCTCATGCGGCGTTCCGCGCCGAATGGCTGCGCCGGAAGGCGGCAATCGCCGCCGCGGAAAGGCGCGATATCGCTCGCCCACCGACGATCGTCTGGCCGGAGGACATTTCCGAGGAGATAAGAGCACGTGAGCAACGGGTGCTCGACGGAGACCTGTCACAATTGAGGGCGGCCGTGCTGAGTTTCGACGCGCAGATCGTCGAGAAGCGCGCAGAGGAAAAGCGTCTCGAGAATACGATCGCCGCTCAGGAGACACTGATCGACACATTGACGAAGCGGGTCTCCATGCGGACCGCCCTCGTCGCGCGCAAGGCGATCGCGGCGGCGAGCCTCATCGACGCGCAGGAAGCGTTGCAGAGCCAACAGACCGCGCTCGCGACACAAAAGGGACAACTCGCGGAGGCGCGCGCCAATGTCGACGTGCTGACGAAGGAGCGCGACAAGGCGTTCGGCGCCTTCCTCGCCGACAATGCGCAGAAGCTCTCCGAGGCCGGACGGCAGATCGACGACCTCGAGCAGAAATCATCGAAGGCGCATGCGCGGGCCGGTCATATGACGCTCTCGAGCCCGATCGCCGGCGTGGTCATGGGCCTATCCGTCACCTCGAGGAATCAGGTGGTAACGCCCGGCGAAGAGCTCATGCGCATCATTCCGGACGACGCTGGCCTCGAGATCGAATGCTACGCGCAGAACAAGGACATCGGCTTCATCCAGACCGGCCAGACGGCCGTGATCAAGATCGAGTCCTTTCCCTTCACGCGCTACGGTTCGCTCGACGGACATGTCACGCGGGTGGCGCGCGACGCGATCCCGGAGCCCGACGCGCAGACCATTGAAGGCAATCCGGCCAAGACGACGAAGTCGAGCTATTTCGGCGGCGGGCAACGCACGCAGAACCTCGTGTTTCCGGTGACTGTGGCGCCCGACAGCCGGATCATGAACGTCGATGGGCAGGCCATTCCTCTGTCTCCGGGAATGGCGGTCTCGGTCGAGATCAAGACAGGCAAGCGTCGAATTCTCGAATACCTGTTCTCCCCGCTGGTCGAGACCGCGTCGCGCGCCATGAGAGAGAGATGA
- a CDS encoding YdcH family protein, with product MVDELNEVERNSLRIEVERLRLEHRDIEDAIDALLAVGAVDQLQIQRLKKRKLLLRDRIAFLEDQLTPDIIA from the coding sequence ATGGTCGATGAGCTCAACGAAGTCGAACGCAACTCTCTCCGGATCGAAGTAGAGCGCCTGAGGCTCGAGCATCGGGATATCGAGGATGCGATCGACGCCCTTCTCGCGGTCGGCGCCGTGGACCAGCTGCAAATTCAACGGCTGAAAAAGCGAAAATTGCTGCTGCGCGATCGCATCGCTTTTCTGGAAGACCAGCTCACGCCCGATATAATCGCGTGA
- a CDS encoding YdcH family protein, protein MSLQTHLVELERRHQALKKEIEQEHHHRRQDDSKLHELKRKKLQLKDEINKLRQGVSLH, encoded by the coding sequence ATGTCGCTACAGACCCATCTCGTCGAGCTCGAACGCCGCCATCAGGCGCTCAAGAAAGAGATCGAGCAGGAGCATCACCACCGCCGACAAGACGATTCGAAGCTCCACGAGCTGAAGCGCAAAAAGCTTCAGCTCAAGGACGAGATCAACAAGCTGCGGCAAGGCGTCAGCCTGCACTGA